In Zingiber officinale cultivar Zhangliang chromosome 11B, Zo_v1.1, whole genome shotgun sequence, a single window of DNA contains:
- the LOC122034666 gene encoding indole-3-acetic acid-amido synthetase GH3.8-like: MVVEMVVLTESGYAVAKLGPATNEKDSEKLRFIEEVTENTDAVQGKVLAEILRRNAETEYLRRYGLDGATDRTAFKAKVPVVAYEDLQPDIQRIANGDRSAILSAHPISEFLTSSGTSAGERKLIPTIKEDLDRRQLLYSLQMPVLNCYVPGLNQGKGLYFLFVKSEMKTPGELTARPVLTSYYNSEHFKNRPYDPYNVYTSPTAAILCTDAFQSMYAQMLCGLLQRLDVLRVGAVFASGLLRAIRFLQIHWQDLCNDIAAGSLTTKVTDPSVRAAVAELLSQPDRALAGFLAAECSKGDWAGIITRIWPNTKYLDVIVTGAMAQYISTLEYYSGGLPMVCTMYASSECYFGLNLRPICKPSEVSYTIMPNMGYFEFLPQGDGHVQDQSQQLADLADVEVGKEYELVITTYAGLNRYRVGDILRVTGFYNAAPQFRFVRRKNVLLSIESDKTDEAELQRAVEIASALLRPYDATVVEYTSHAYTKSIPGHYVIYWELLAKGTSNGDEALEALQVQRDGVMARCCLAMEEALNAVYRQSRVADASIGPLEIRVVRGGTFEELMDYAISRGASINQYKLPRCVTFPPILELLDSRVVSTHFSPAPPTWSPHRRPAN; encoded by the exons ATGGTGGTTGAGATGGTGGTGCTTACGGAGAGCGGGTACGCTGTGGCCAAGCTCGGGCCCGCCACCAACGAGAAGGACTCGGAGAAGCTGAGGTTCATCGAGGAAGTGACGGAAAACACGGACGCGGTGCAGGGGAAGGTACTGGCGGAGATACTGAGGCGCAACGCTGAGACAGAGTACTTGCGAAGGTACGGGCTCGACGGCGCCACCGACCGTACCGCCTTCAAGGCCAAGGTCCCCGTGGTTGCCTACGAGGACCTGCAGCCGGACATACAAAGAATCGCCAACGGAGACCGCTCCGCCATCCTCTCCGCCCACCCAATCTCCGAGTTTCTCACCAG CTCCGGCACGTCTGCTGGCGAGAGAAAGCTGATACCGACCATCAAAGAGGACCTCGACCGCCGGCAACTCCTTTACAGCCTTCAAATGCCCGTGTTGAACTG TTACGTGCCGGGGCTGAACCAAGGGAAGGGGCTCTATTTCCTTTTCGTAAAATCGGAGATGAAGACTCCCGGCGAGTTGACGGCTCGGCCGGTTCTGACGAGTTACTACAACAGCGAGCACTTCAAGAACCGCCCCTACGACCCCTACAATGTGTACACCAGCCCCACCGCCGCCATCCTCTGCACCGACGCCTTTCAGAGCATGTACGCTCAGATGCTCTGCGGCCTGCTTCAGCGCCTCGACGTTCTGCGCGTTGGGGCCGTCTTCGCCTCCGGACTCCTCCGTGCTATCCGCTTCCTCCAGATCCACTGGCAGGACCTCTGCAACGACATCGCCGCCGGCTCTCTCACCACCAAAGTTACCGATCCCTCGGTCCGCGCCGCCGTTGCCGAGCTCCTCAGCCAACCGGACCGGGCGCTAGCGGGGTTCTTAGCTGCCGAGTGCAGCAAGGGCGACTGGGCCGGCATCATCACCCGCATCTGGCCCAACACCAAGTACCTCGACGTTATCGTGACGGGCGCCATGGCGCAGTACATTTCCACCCTGGAGTACTACAGTGGTGGCCTCCCCATGGTTTGCACCATGTACGCCTCCTCGGAGTGCTACTTCGGACTCAACCTCCGTCCTATATGTAAACCTTCGGAGGTCTCCTACACCATCATGCCCAACATGGGCTACTTCGAGTTCCTCCCACAAGGCGACGGCCACGTCCAGGACCAGTCCCAGCAGCTGGCGGATCTGGCGGACGTGGAGGTAGGCAAGGAATACGAGCTGGTGATCACCACCTACGCCGGTCTGAACCGCTACCGTGTGGGCGACATCCTGAGGGTGACCGGGTTCTATAACGCGGCGCCGCAATTCCGATTCGTCCGCCGCAAGAACGTGCTCCTCAGCATCGAGTCCGATAAGACCGACGAGGCGGAGCTACAGCGGGCAGTGGAGATCGCGTCGGCGCTGCTGAGACCCTACGACGCCACCGTGGTGGAGTACACGAGCCACGCCTACACCAAGTCCATCCCCGGCCACTACGTCATCTACTGGGAGCTGCTCGCCAAGGGGACCTCCAACGGCGACGAAGCACTGGAGGCGTTGCAGGTGCAGCGCGACGGAGTGATGGCACGGTGCTGCTTGGCCATGGAGGAGGCATTGAACGCGGTTTACCGGCAGAGCCGGGTGGCGGATGCGTCAATCGGGCCGCTGGAGATCCGCGTAGTGCGCGGCGGCACGTTTGAGGAGCTCATGGACTACGCCATCTCAAGGGGGGCATCAATCAACCAATACAAACTGCCGCGCTGCGTCACCTTCCCGCCGATACTGGAGCTCCTGGACTCCCGCGTCGTCTCCACCCACTTCAGCCCCGCGCCGCCCACGTGGTCGCCGCACCGCCGCCCGGCAAACTGA